The Pyrenophora tritici-repentis strain M4 chromosome 3, whole genome shotgun sequence genome has a window encoding:
- a CDS encoding HTH-Tnp-Tc5 multi-domain protein: MGDREAAIQAAISDIDAGVFLKQEDFLVQWILEEDARAFPPSHARAREMANRILRMNGDHRPVGKHWMAAFLKRNPRVASVVGRKIKAARAEGATLVQIRAFLELFERTLTEHWPNGAPHEKRPVEQVMNPLGARDSPHPEIVELLTEETSRDTRPSTTEHRNPALGVPRFMRETAATMNRSRMDESHENSAPNSLRTKETLERRASGLPRAHGKNNLFDRDVRIPGRYPSLGHTDSVQQPLDISDDSDDELPTTITTRKKGVAFIDHRADLSSPLGIRYPLMSEQRRYSRQSQAEVDTDYFSEAWLSPGPAASLEPLVEHAYERAQFERQPSTSYVIPREDNVTTFDLWENDAQGNPQRKDSLHTTPIGHTNNDQSKALNRLYDQIRDMWRDLGNERKHSDQLGEQLLARDKVIENLHSKDQETQDILEGYKGDVADTQAVLKNCQDQLQSSVATVARLTEELRDARGSAHEDYQQAQNQAENLAARKSAYKDKYRQEHDAHRATLENMKKLQAKLKQATAKVSRPFPPDSSDSEGDDANSPLPALSRQGQRGTQSTKNRYSDDEEYDHRRHPRPKKPEPEAFSGNGTTSADYLKWKMDVTDWFADYPYEFASETKKLSYIRQKTKDKAFGCLQHGYLEPGAEFAHSNEAWSILDSVYKSLNTSIEAQSWYESLNSTMKPTESMGEYIARFNVGTSALRWPDTLKIQFMRNRLPVWWRDMTAMKVLESSLTYLDFCQTLRLLEQSNPQRATTTGNRRGNQSLEGGGGGGAGGNKSTPSNGPRNGGSSSGSGPRGRSDIQVKVLRHLNRCFNCLKKNHTFKATGGYCSKEPVASFDSYPEVQDALEKAIANNGVPVGEPARPKVKGAAASGPPRHEKPPPVQPPAHPLIPPAPSVEDSEEEEELHPNRFVDDSLTLALSPTVEVSSDDESDPDPTLQAIANRVKALKQQSQTGSRITVSAIAAAAIRGDKYQPLVGQQLVFKGIISSHRSSPQHVEIMGDTGCASLFIDSSHARAHKYDLISLSQPATLELADGSLVAGVTHMARVTVTFGTHTEDVLAYVTKLSGVQMILGTPWFQTHEPRVNWKDMSLSFDSEHCLINCIHDHRPCHTQSSRHHKQPLPQVPDPCRKVARHPKAPPPIDVAFISSRVAAAAVCHDQDICITSYDEIGRIAELSDKEWEDTQHLRAAGAKVLPEDYEKFRDKMERPHMTRQEILKRLPKVLHPLYQGFDPKEADELPELRGNLDHKIELKLDDTGQPPKPSFQRLRPMSRDEARAVKLYVDDMIKKGHVERSTSAWAAPLLVVRKPGGGIRICVDYRGLNAHTVKNRNAPPLIRDMLAKLSKSRYFSKVDVIAAFNKIRIKEEHKHLSAFITPYGLYQYTVMPFGMCNSPGTFQAYINDVLHEYLDEFCMAYLDDVIIFSETLDQHEKHLVQVVSRLADAGLPMDILKSDFITTEVKFLGLIITADGIKMDPDKVSAIQDWKLPQSLKDVQAFLGFANFYRRFIRGFSDIAKPLTHLTKGDPKLFKMTKEAERSFLALKVAFCSDVVLAHFDPDLKTIVETDASDYVYAAVLSQVQPDGSVRPVAYLSKKMSPTECNYEIYDKELLAIVRAFEEWRPELAGVPEAVEVLTDHRGLEYFRSKRNLNRRQARWAEFLEEFDFRIQYRPGKQGTKPDSLTRRTGDLPDSVTDDRVQHQCQTILGSNRWGGSYAAVRLAGVCLGDNPCDLGSVLTLMQESGEGASLSTSTMLVGLARFSLKGTHDPYDDIEGADDRPLDDVLLELCLSDPRLRDVKTALASNDRRIPHYLIAEGIRMELADLEASNDGKLFIGNGRLVVPFSEKLRTRIIAHIHNSLPGGHGGRTTTYQQVSQWYYWQGMTNTIARFTNNCLTCKRSKVNRTAKHSLLHPLPVPTQYWDDISIDFITPLPKSTWCGHSYQHIMVVVDRLSKMKKFIAMENLEVPTVVDKFMEYIWKEEGYPRTLVSDRGRQFTSHFWNRLCAQVGTHPKLSTSHHPETDGQTENANADLKQYLRAYVNYLQTDWAQLLPLAEFEANSAISTATGLSPFLATKGRQPRSGLEPAHLLRPLNNHPTIAQQQRNADALAQRIDTTRTFLRQQILWAQDKMKEFADANRYPAPRFDVGDWVMLNARHIKTERPVKSLDHKNIGPYQITRVIDNMAYELDLPPQLKAIFPAFHPWLLQPYEDDALPGQPRPGDAAPPEVHLGNDGVTEYVVSQVLDSRIRRNLVDPHTGERGLLQYKVEWVGDDQSEPWQPYHNLRSCKESVQDFHSRNPGRPGPHATFHDYDDDGQLAIALLQLLDSKYSNKFAPQSEL; the protein is encoded by the exons ATGGGCGACCGTGAAGCAGCTATACAAGCAGCTATCAGCGATATCGATGCTGGTGTTTTCCTAA AGCAGGAGGACTTCCTCGTACAATGGATACTCGAAGAAGACGCACGAGCTTTTCCTCCCTCCCACGCACGCGCACGAGAAATGGCGAACCGAATCCTCCGGATGAATGGAGACCACAGACCCGTAGGCAAGCATTGGATGGCTGCCTTCCTCAAGCGCAACCCACGCGTCGCATCTGTTGTAGGCCGAAAGATTAAAGCTGCTCGAGCTGAGGGAGCGACACTAGTACAGATACGCGCGTTCCTTGAGCTCTTTGAGAGGACTC TCACCGAACACTGGCCCAACGGTGCGCCTCACGAGAAGCGCCCCGTCGAACAAGTCATGAACCCTCTGGGGGCTCGTGACTCCCCTCACCCCGAGATCGTGGAACTCCTCACTGAGGAGACATCGCGCGATACTCGCCCCAGCACTACAGAACACCGAAATCCTGCCCTCGGCGTCCCTCGTTTCATGCGAGAGACGGCCGCAACCATGAACCGCTCCCGTATGGACGAGAGCCACGAGAACTCAGCCCCGAACAGCCTTCGC ACCAAAGAAACCCTAGAGCGTCGCGCCAGCGGCCTCCCCCGAGCACACGGCAAGAACAACCTCTTCGACAGGGACGTACGCATTCCAGGACGCTACCCCTCCCTCGGCCACACCGATAGTGTACAGCAGCCACTGGACATTTCCGACGACTCTGACGACGAGCTTCCGACCACAATCACTACGCGCAAGAAGGGCGTGGCCTTCATAGACCATCGCGCCGACTTGAGCAGCCCATTGGGCATACGCTACCCATTAATGAGCGAGCAACGCCGCTACTCGCGCCAGTCTCAGGCCGAAGTCGACACTGATTATTTTTCTGAAGCGTGGCTCTCACCTGGACCCGCCGCGTCCTTAGAACCCCTAGTTGAACACGCCTACGAGCGTGCGCAATTCGAGCGACAGCCCTCTACGTCCTACGTCATTCCTCGCGAGGATAACGTGACCACCTTCGACCTCTGGGAGAACGATGCGCAAGGCAACCCCCAACGCAAAGATTCTCTCCACACTACGCCTATCGGACATACGAATAATGACCAGTCTAAGGCGTTGAACAGACTATATGATCAAATCCGCGATATGTGGAGAGACCTCGGCAACGAGCGCAAACACAGCGATCAGTTAGGCGAACAGCTTCTCGCAAGAGACAAGGTCATCGAAAACCTCCACAGCAAGGATCAAGAAACCCAAGATATCCTTGAGGGTTACAAGGGCGACGTCGCTGACACACAGGCTGTCCTTAAGAACTGCCAGGACCAACTTCAGTCTTCCGTCGCTACAGTTGCACGCCTAACCGAGGAGCTCCGCGACGCGCGCGGAAGCGCTCACGAAGACTACCAGCAGGCCCAGAACCAGGCAGAGAACCTCGCCGCCCGCAAATCGGCCTACAAGGACAAATACCGACAGGAGCACGACGCCCACCGAGCCACATTAGAGAATATGAAGAAACTCCAGGCTAAGCTAAAACAGGCTACAGCCAAGGTTTCTAG GCCCTTCCCCCCAGACTCATCGGACTCTGAAGGCGACGATGCCAACAGTCCTCTACCAGCCCTCTCTCGCCAAGGTCAGCGCGGCACTCAGTCTACGAAAAATCGATACTCCGATGACGAAGAGTACGATCACCGTCGCCACCCCCGCCCAAAGAAACCTGAACCTGAGGCATTCTCCGGTAATGGCACCACTTCCGCCGACTATCTTAAGTGGAAGATGGACGTCACCGATTGGTTTGCTGATTATCCCTACGAGTTCGCCTCAGAAACCAAGAAGCTTAGCTACATCCGCCAGAAGACCAAGGACAAGGCTTTCGGATGCCTCCAGCATGGGTACCTCGAACCTGGAGCTGAGTTCGCGCACAGTAACGAGGCTTGGTCTATCCTTGACTCTGTCTATAAGTCGCTGAACACTAGCATCGAAGCTCAGTCCTGGTATGAGAGCTTGAATTCCACTATGAAGCCCACAGAGTCTATGGGTGAGTACATCGCCCGCTTTAACGTCGGCACCTCGGCCCTTCGTTGGCCCGACACCCTCAAGATCCAGTTCATGCGCAACCGGCTGCCTGTATGGTGGCGCGACATGACCGCCATGAAAGTCTTAGAGTCTAGCCTCACCTACCTTGACTTCTGTCAAACCCTTCGTCTCCTCGAACAGTCCAACCCACAACGAGCCACTACAACTGGCAACCGTAGAGGAAATCAGAGTTTAGAAGGTGGCGGGGGCGGCGGAGCAGGCGGCAATAAGTCCACTCCCTCTAACGGACCCCGGAACGGTGGATCCAGCTCGGGATCTGGCCCCCGTGGCCGCTCTGACATCCAGGTCAAGGTCCTCCGTCACTTAAATCGTTGTTTCAACTGTCTTAAGAAGAATCACACCTTTAAGGCTACAGGAGGTTACTGCTCTAAGGAGCCGGTCGCCTCTTTTGACTCGTACCCCGAAGTTCAGGACGCTCTTGAGAAGGCTATTGCTAACAATGGCGTACCCGTCGGAGAGCCAGCCCGCCCTAAGGTCAAGGGCGCCGCAGCTAGC GGACCTCCCCGGCATGAGAAGCCACCCCCAGTACAACCACCAGCACATCCCCTAATTCCCCCTGCCCCTTCTGTCGAAGacagcgaagaagaagaggagttaCATCCTAACCGCTTTGTCGACGATTCTTTGACCCTAGCCCTTTCCCCTACCGTAGAAGTCAGCTCTGACGATGAGTCCGACCCGGATCCAACACTCCAGGCAATTGCGAACCGTGTCAAGGCTCTAAAACAACAGAGCCAGACTGGATCCCGGATCACCGTCTCGGCCATTGCTGCCGCCGCTATACGCGGTGATAAGTATCAGCCTCTAGTAGGCCAGCAATTAGTCTTTAAAGGAATCATTTCTTCTCATCGCTCCTCTCCTCAACACGTCGAAATCATGGGTGACACTGGTTGTGCTTCTCTCTTCATTGATTCTTCTCATGCCCGCGCACATAAATACGACCTTATCTCTCTCTCCCAGCCTGCTACTCTAGAACTCGCTGATGGCTCTCTAGTGGCAGGCGTTACCCATATGGCCCGGGTAACTGTCACATTTGGCACCCACACCGAAGATGTCCTAGCCTATGTCACCAAACTCTCTGGTGTCCAAATGATCCTAGGAACGCCCTGGTTCCAAACCCATGAACCCCGAGTTAACTGGAAAGACATGTCTCTAAGTTTTGACTCGGAGCACTGTCTAATTAACTGTatccacgaccaccgaccCTGTCACACTCAGAGCAGCCGGCACCACAAGCAACCTCTCCCCCAGGTCCCTGACCCTTGCCGGAAGGTTGCTCGTCACCCCAAAGCACCCCCACCAATTGATGTAGCTTTCATCTCTAGCCGCGTAGCCGCGGCAGCCGTCTGTCACGACCAGGACATTTGTATCACCTCTTACGATGAAATCGGCCGCATCGCCGAGCTATCCGACAAGGAATGGGAGGACACTCAGCACCTACGTGCTGCAGGAGCCAAAGTGCTCCCAGAGGATTACGAGAAGTTCCGCGACAAGATGGAACGTCCGCACATGACGAGACAAGAAATCCTCAAGCGATTACCTAAGGTCCTTCATCCCTTGTACCAAGGTTTTGACCCTAAAGAAGCGGACGAGCTCCCAGAGCTCCGGGGTAACCTTGACCACAAAATCGAACTTAAGCTCGACGATACTGGCCAGCCGCCTAAGCCGTCATTCCAGCGTCTACGCCCAATGTCCCGAGATGAAGCCCGAGCGGTGAAActctatgtggacgacatgATCAAGAAAGGACACGTCGAACGCAGCACTTCCGCCTGGGCCGCACCCCTTCTTGTTGTGCGCAAGCCAGGTGGAGGCATCCGCATATGCGTCGACTATCGCGGTCTGAACgcccacactgtcaagaACCGAAATGCCCCACCACTAATCCGGGACATGCTTGCTAAGCTCTCAAAATCGCGATACTTCTCCAAGGTAGATGTGATCGCCGCATTCAATAAGATACGCATCAAAGAAGAACATAAACACCTCTCCGCCTTCATCACGCCCTACGGACTGTACCAATACACTGTTATGCCCTTCGGCATGTGCAATAGCCCAGGAACCTTCCAAGCATACATTAACGACGTCCTACACGAATATCTCGATGAGTTCTGCATGGCTTACTTAGACGATGTAATTATCTTTAGTGAGACTCTTGATCAACACGAGAAGCACCTAGTACAGGTAGTCTCTCGGCTCGCAGACGCCGGATTGCCTATGGACATTCTTAAATCCGACTTCATAACGACAGAGGTTAAATTCCTCGGGCTTATCATCACCGCCGACGGTATTAAAATGGACCCAGACAAAGTCAGCGCCATTCAGGACTGGAAGCTTCCGCAATCTCTAAAAGATGTACAAGCCTTTTTAGGTTTTGCTAACTTCTACCGCCGATTTATACGCGGTTTCTCGGATATCGCAAAACCTTTAACGCATCTCACTAAGGGCGACCCTAAGCTATTCAAGATGACTAAAGAAGCTGAGCGCTCCTTCCTCGCACTGAAAGTCGCCTTCTGTAGCGACGTGGTGCTCGCCCACTTTGACCCCGACCTAAAGACTATCGTAGAAACTGACGCGTCTGACTATGTGTACGCAGCAGTGCTCTCCCAGGTCCAGCCAGACGGATCAGTCCGGCCGGTCGCCTATCTCTCAAAGAAGATGTCGCCCACAGAGTGTAATTACGAGAtatacgacaaggagctcctcGCTATAGTCCGCGCCTTCGAGGAATGGAGGCCAGAACTCGCAGGAGTTCCTGAGGCGGTAGAAGTGCTAACAGACCATCGCGGGCTCGAATACTTCCGCTCTAAACGCAATCTCAATCGTCGACAAGCCCGCTGGGCTGAGTTCCTAGAGGAATTCGACTTTCGCATACAATACCGCCCTGGTAAACAGGGTACTAAACCCGACAGCCTTACCCGCCGGACAGGAGACTTGCCAGACTCAGTCACGGACGACCGGGTCCAGCACCAATGCCAGACTATCCTAGGTTCCAACCGATGGGGCGGCAGCTATGCCGCTGTACGCCTCGCCGGAGTATGCCTGGGCGACAATCCTTGCGACCTAGGCTCCGTCCTTACACTGATGCAAGAGAGCGGCGAAGGCGCTTCACTGTCCACCTCTACAATGTTGGTAGGGTTAGCCCGCTTCTCCCTAAAGGGCACCCATGACCCATATGACGACATCGAAGGAGCCGACGATCGCCCCCTCGACGATGTCCTCTTAGAACTCTGCCTTAGCGACCCACGCCTACGCGATGTAAAGACAGCCCTCGCTTCTAATGACCGCCGTATCCCACATTACCTCATAGCGGAAGGCATTCGGATGGAACTAGCCGACCTAGAAGCCAGCAACGACGGCAAGCTATTTATTGGCAACGGGCGTCTTGTCGTCCCCTTCAGTGAGAAACTCCGTACGAGGATTATCGCACACATCCACAATAGCCTACCGGGCGGCCACGGAGGTCGCACGACGACGTACCAACAAGTAAGCCAGTGGTACTACTGGCAGGGCATGACGAACACAATTGCGCGCTTTACCAACAACTGTCTAACCTGTAAACGCTCTAAGGTTAACCGCACCGCCAAACATAGTTTGCTTCACCCGCTGCCTGTCCCTACTCAGTACTGGGATGACATATCCATCGACTTCATCACCCCACTGCCTAAGTCAACCTGGTGTGGTCACTCTTACCAACACATCATGGTCGTGGTTGACCGTCTATCAAAAATGAAGAAGTTCATTGCAATGGAAAACCTAGAGGTGCCTACAGTCGTTGACAAGTTTATGGAATACATCTGGAAAGAGGAAGGATACCCAAGGACTCTTGTATCAGATCGGGGCCGCCAATTCACGTCACATTTCTGGAATCGCCTGTGTGCCCAGGTGGGAACGCACCCTAAACTCTCTACCTCCCATCACCCAGAAACCGACGGTCAGACCGAGAATGCAAACGCCGATCTCAAACAATACCTAAGGGCGTACGTTAACTACCTACAGACGGATTGGGCCCAGCTATTGCCTTTAGCAGAATTTGAAGCCAATTCGGCCATTAGCACAGCTACCGGGTTATCTCCGTTCCTCGCCACAAAGGGACGCCAACCGCGATCTGGACTGGAGCCCGCTCACCTTCTGCGCCCCCTTAACAACCACCCTACTATCGCCCAACAGCAACGGAACGCTGATGCCCTCGCCCAGCGCATTGACACAACGCGCACCTTCCTGCGACAACAAATCCTATGGGCTCAAGACAAGATGAAAGAGTTCGCAGACGCGAACCGATACCCAGCACCACGGTTCGACGTGGGTGACTGGGTGATGCTGAACGCCCGCCACATTAAAACCGAAAGACCAGTTAAGTCACTAGACCACAAGAATATAGGGCCATACCAGATCACTCGGGTCATTGACAACATGGCCTACGAACTAGACCTCCCTCCTCAGCTTAAAGCTATCTTCCCAGCCTTCCACCCATGGCTCCTACAACCGTACGAGGACGACGCCTTACCCGGACAACCTCGTCCAGGCGATGCCGCTCCCCCCGAAGTCCACCTTGGCAACGATGGAGTCACAGAATACGTGGTCTCCCAAGTCCTAGACTCTCGCATACGACGCAATCTCGTCGACCCTCACACAGGTGAGCGTGGATTGCTGCAATACAAGGTGGAATGGGTGGGCGACGATCAGTCAGAGCCATGGCAGCCCTACCATAACCTGCGCAGCTGTAAAGAGTCAGTCCAGGACTTTCACAGCCGCAACCCTGGCCGACCAGGACCACACGCCACATTTCATGACTACGATGACGACGGACAGCTCGCTATAGCCCTGCTCCAGCTACTAGATAGCAAGTACTCAAATAAGTTTGCGCCTCAGTCGGAACTTTGA